In Streptomyces capitiformicae, one genomic interval encodes:
- a CDS encoding ABC transporter ATP-binding protein, translated as MTELSKTGAAVGEPARAGDAPEAFLEVRDLKVHFPTDDGLVKSVDGLSFQLEKGKTLGIVGESGSGKSVTSLAIMGLHRLGARGKNVRMSGEIWLDGTELVGADPDEVRRLRGREMAMIFQDPLSAMHPYYTVGNQIVEAYRVHHDVSKKTARTRAVELLDRVGIPEPNKRVDMYPHEFSGGMRQRAMIAMALVNNPELLIADEPTTALDVTVQAQILDLIRDLQKEFGSAVIIITHDLGVVAEIADDILVMYGGRCVERGPVDDIFYQPGHPYTWGLLGSMPRIDREQTDRLIPVKGQPPSLINVPSGCAFNPRCPYADVPKDGITRTERPELREVGGRHFTACHLSQEDRSRIWNEEIAPKL; from the coding sequence GTGACCGAACTGTCCAAGACCGGGGCCGCCGTCGGCGAGCCCGCACGCGCCGGGGACGCCCCCGAGGCGTTCCTCGAAGTGCGCGACCTCAAGGTGCACTTCCCGACCGACGACGGCCTGGTCAAGTCCGTCGACGGTCTCTCCTTCCAGCTGGAGAAGGGCAAGACCCTCGGCATCGTGGGCGAGTCCGGCTCCGGCAAGTCGGTGACCTCGCTGGCCATCATGGGCCTGCACCGGCTCGGCGCACGCGGCAAGAACGTGCGGATGTCCGGCGAGATCTGGCTCGACGGCACGGAGTTGGTCGGCGCCGACCCGGACGAGGTGCGCCGGCTGCGCGGCCGCGAGATGGCGATGATCTTCCAGGACCCGCTGTCCGCGATGCACCCCTACTACACGGTCGGCAACCAGATCGTCGAGGCGTACCGCGTCCACCACGACGTCAGCAAGAAGACCGCCCGCACCCGCGCCGTCGAACTCCTCGACCGCGTCGGCATCCCGGAGCCGAACAAGCGGGTCGACATGTACCCGCACGAGTTCTCCGGCGGTATGCGCCAGCGCGCCATGATCGCCATGGCCCTGGTCAACAACCCCGAACTGCTGATCGCCGACGAGCCCACCACCGCCCTGGACGTCACCGTCCAGGCGCAGATCCTCGACCTCATCCGGGATCTGCAGAAGGAGTTCGGCTCCGCGGTCATCATCATCACGCACGACCTCGGCGTGGTGGCCGAGATCGCCGACGACATCCTCGTGATGTACGGCGGCCGCTGCGTGGAACGCGGACCGGTCGACGACATCTTCTACCAGCCCGGGCACCCCTACACCTGGGGCCTGCTCGGCTCGATGCCGCGTATCGACCGCGAGCAGACCGACCGGCTCATCCCCGTCAAGGGCCAGCCGCCCAGCCTCATCAACGTCCCCTCGGGATGCGCCTTCAACCCGCGCTGCCCCTACGCGGACGTCCCCAAGGACGGGATCACCCGCACCGAGCGCCCCGAGCTGCGCGAGGTCGGCGGCCGGCACTTCACCGCCTGCCACCTGTCGCAGGAGGACCGCAGCCGGATCTGGAACGAAGAGATTGCGCCGAAGCTGTGA
- a CDS encoding ABC transporter ATP-binding protein: MSEDEKPLLKVEGLVKHFPIKKGLLQRQVGAVKAVDGIDFEVRRGETLGVVGESGCGKSTMGRLITRLLEPSGGKIEFDGTDITHLNTAGMRPLRRDVQMIFQDPYGSLNPRHTIGTIVSAPFRLQGVEPEGGVKKEVQRLLELVGLSPEHYNRYPHEFSGGQRQRIGIARALALKPRMVVADEPVSALDVSIQAQVVNLMDDLQDELGLTYVIIAHDLSVVRHVSDRIAVMYLGKIVELADRDSLYAAPMHPYTKALLSAVPIPDPRRRGAKSERILLKGDVPSPIAPPSGCRFHTRCWKATEICKTTEPPLAELKPGQRVACHHPENFEDQQPQDTKAVKTEATAEAPAKEK; encoded by the coding sequence GTGTCCGAGGACGAGAAACCGCTGCTCAAGGTCGAGGGCCTGGTCAAGCACTTCCCCATCAAGAAGGGCCTGCTCCAGCGGCAGGTCGGGGCGGTCAAGGCCGTGGACGGCATCGACTTCGAGGTCCGCCGGGGCGAGACCCTCGGCGTCGTCGGCGAGTCCGGCTGCGGCAAGTCGACCATGGGCCGTCTGATCACCCGCCTCCTGGAACCGTCCGGCGGGAAGATCGAGTTCGACGGCACGGACATCACGCACCTCAACACGGCCGGCATGCGCCCGCTGCGCCGCGATGTGCAGATGATCTTCCAGGACCCGTACGGCTCGCTGAACCCCCGGCACACCATCGGCACGATCGTCTCCGCGCCGTTCAGGCTCCAGGGCGTCGAGCCCGAGGGCGGCGTGAAGAAGGAGGTCCAGCGCCTCCTGGAGCTGGTGGGCCTGAGCCCCGAGCACTACAACCGCTACCCGCACGAGTTCTCCGGCGGCCAGCGTCAGCGCATCGGCATCGCCCGCGCGCTCGCCCTCAAGCCCCGGATGGTCGTCGCGGACGAGCCGGTCTCCGCGCTCGACGTGTCCATCCAGGCCCAGGTCGTCAACCTGATGGACGACCTCCAGGACGAGCTCGGCCTGACGTACGTGATCATCGCGCACGACCTGTCGGTGGTCCGCCACGTATCCGACCGCATCGCGGTGATGTACCTCGGCAAGATCGTCGAACTCGCCGACCGGGACTCGCTGTACGCGGCGCCGATGCACCCGTACACCAAGGCCCTCCTCTCGGCCGTACCGATCCCGGACCCCCGGCGGCGCGGCGCCAAGAGCGAGCGCATCCTGCTCAAGGGCGATGTGCCCTCGCCGATTGCGCCGCCGAGCGGCTGTCGCTTCCACACGCGGTGCTGGAAGGCCACGGAGATCTGCAAGACCACGGAACCGCCGCTGGCCGAGCTGAAGCCGGGGCAGCGGGTGGCCTGCCACCACCCGGAGAACTTCGAGGACCAGCAGCCGCAGGACACGAAGGCCGTGAAGACCGAGGCCACCGCGGAGGCTCCCGCCAAGGAGAAGTGA
- a CDS encoding trimeric intracellular cation channel family protein produces MLQQIFSPSVQHALDLIGIFVFAISGALLAVRKNFDVFGIAVLAEVTALGGGLFRDLVIGAVPPAAFTDLGYFLTPLLAALLVFFLHPEVERIQAGVNVFDAAGLGLFCVAGTTKAYEHGLGLTASATLGLATAVGGGVLRDVIAGEVPSLLRWDRDLYAVPAMVGAGLVVLCLRYDALTTVTSALAAVTAFVLRLLAMRYHWRAPRAWNRRSAAVEEV; encoded by the coding sequence GTGCTCCAGCAAATCTTCTCCCCATCCGTCCAGCATGCGCTCGACCTGATCGGCATCTTCGTCTTCGCCATCTCCGGCGCGCTGCTCGCCGTACGCAAGAACTTCGACGTCTTCGGGATCGCCGTTCTCGCCGAGGTCACCGCGCTCGGTGGCGGGCTGTTCCGGGACCTGGTCATCGGAGCCGTTCCGCCGGCCGCCTTCACCGATCTCGGCTACTTCCTCACCCCGCTCCTGGCCGCCCTGCTCGTCTTCTTCCTGCATCCGGAGGTCGAGCGCATCCAGGCCGGCGTGAACGTCTTCGACGCCGCCGGCCTCGGTCTCTTCTGTGTGGCGGGCACGACGAAGGCGTACGAGCACGGCCTCGGTCTGACCGCCTCCGCCACCCTCGGCCTCGCCACGGCGGTCGGCGGCGGTGTGCTGCGGGACGTGATCGCGGGCGAGGTGCCCTCGCTGCTGCGCTGGGACCGCGATCTGTACGCCGTCCCCGCGATGGTCGGCGCCGGCCTGGTCGTGCTGTGCCTCCGCTACGACGCCCTGACCACGGTCACCTCCGCGCTCGCCGCCGTCACGGCCTTCGTGCTGCGGCTGCTGGCGATGCGGTACCACTGGCGGGCGCCACGGGCGTGGAACCGGCGGTCGGCGGCGGTGGAGGAAGTCTGA
- a CDS encoding thioesterase family protein produces MPEAAFVQATIGDSEFDRDTAVTLREPGVYDIDLSAGWTIIGAVNGGYLLAVLGRALADALPHDDPFTVSAHYLTASRPGPAVVRTNIVRTGRTLSTGQASLFQYDEAGNEVERIRVLASYGDLDSLPDDVRTTAKPPAIPPVEQCFGPQDAPAPVPGSSAIADRLLLKLDPSTLGWVLGAPSGKGEMRAWFGLADGRDADPISLLLAVDALPPTAFELGISGWVPTVELTVHVRCRPAPGPLRVSIATRNLAGGFLEEDAEVWDSADRLVAQSRQLARVRLSN; encoded by the coding sequence ATGCCCGAAGCAGCTTTCGTACAGGCCACCATCGGAGACAGCGAGTTCGACCGGGACACCGCGGTCACCCTGCGGGAACCCGGCGTCTACGACATCGACCTCTCCGCCGGCTGGACGATCATCGGCGCTGTCAACGGCGGCTATCTGCTGGCCGTTCTGGGCCGCGCCCTCGCCGACGCGCTCCCGCACGACGACCCGTTCACGGTCTCCGCGCACTACCTGACCGCGTCCCGGCCGGGCCCCGCGGTCGTCCGCACGAACATCGTCCGCACCGGCCGCACCCTGTCGACCGGCCAGGCCTCCCTCTTCCAGTACGACGAGGCGGGCAACGAGGTCGAGCGGATCCGTGTCCTCGCCTCCTACGGCGACCTGGACTCCCTCCCGGACGACGTCCGTACGACGGCGAAGCCGCCCGCGATCCCGCCGGTCGAGCAGTGCTTCGGCCCTCAGGACGCTCCCGCCCCCGTCCCCGGCAGCTCCGCGATCGCCGACCGGCTGCTCCTCAAGCTGGACCCCTCGACCCTGGGCTGGGTGCTCGGCGCGCCCTCCGGCAAGGGCGAGATGCGGGCCTGGTTCGGGCTCGCCGACGGCCGCGACGCCGACCCCATCTCGCTTCTCCTCGCGGTGGACGCCCTGCCTCCGACCGCCTTCGAACTGGGCATCTCCGGCTGGGTTCCGACCGTCGAACTGACCGTCCACGTCCGCTGCCGCCCGGCGCCGGGCCCGCTCCGGGTCTCCATCGCCACCCGCAACCTCGCCGGCGGCTTCCTGGAGGAGGACGCGGAGGTCTGGGACAGCGCCGACCGACTGGTCGCGCAGTCCCGTCAACTGGCGCGGGTCAGGCTGTCGAACTGA
- a CDS encoding TIGR03086 family metal-binding protein produces MTAADAPDTQGTQDSTVDPRPFYTRATAQAAALIGTVRPEQLTGRTPCAEYDVRTLLSHIVGGTLRIAVVGEGGDGLAVRMFVDGVGDTAWPTAYEAVRSRVLRAWAGDERMTTPVRVPWGNIPGRDALSAYVMEIVAHTWDLSEGLGRPLALDPELARFSLAAARVTLPDGSREGRPFEPALPAPEGADAYGRLAAWLGRRPLSSTA; encoded by the coding sequence ATGACCGCCGCGGACGCGCCCGACACCCAGGGCACCCAGGACAGCACCGTCGACCCCCGCCCCTTCTACACCCGCGCCACCGCACAGGCCGCCGCGCTCATCGGGACCGTACGGCCGGAACAGCTGACCGGCCGGACGCCCTGCGCCGAGTACGACGTACGCACCCTGCTCAGCCACATCGTCGGCGGCACCCTCCGCATCGCGGTCGTCGGCGAGGGCGGCGACGGGCTGGCCGTACGGATGTTCGTGGACGGCGTCGGGGACACCGCATGGCCGACCGCGTACGAGGCGGTCAGGAGCAGGGTCCTCAGGGCATGGGCGGGCGACGAGCGCATGACGACCCCTGTACGCGTCCCGTGGGGCAACATCCCCGGACGGGACGCGCTGTCGGCGTACGTCATGGAGATCGTGGCCCACACCTGGGACCTCTCCGAGGGCCTCGGGCGGCCACTCGCGCTCGACCCGGAGCTGGCCAGGTTCTCCCTGGCCGCGGCGCGGGTCACGCTGCCCGACGGCTCGCGCGAGGGGCGGCCGTTCGAACCGGCGCTGCCGGCCCCCGAAGGGGCCGACGCCTATGGGCGGTTGGCGGCCTGGCTGGGCCGCAGGCCGCTCAGTTCGACAGCCTGA
- a CDS encoding TetR family transcriptional regulator, which produces MSHTLGVRQAQKQKTRQALMDAALGLLEEQSLSSLGLREVTRAVGVAPTAFYRHFRSTADLGVALVEEVLGSLHPVIRDLMSAVGDSDELIERAVELIARHVDEYPAHVRFIARERHGGVQPVRAAIREQLVRFAEEVSSELAKHPEAEGWNEDDLLMLAGLYVDQMLMTASLFLEALDEPEEERARVTRLATRRLRLISIGRLNWLD; this is translated from the coding sequence ATGAGTCACACCCTCGGTGTCCGGCAGGCCCAGAAGCAGAAGACCCGGCAGGCGCTCATGGACGCCGCGCTCGGCCTGCTGGAGGAGCAGAGCCTGAGCAGCCTGGGCCTGCGCGAGGTCACCCGGGCCGTGGGGGTCGCCCCGACCGCGTTCTACCGGCACTTCCGCTCGACCGCGGACCTCGGTGTCGCGCTGGTCGAGGAGGTACTGGGCAGTCTGCATCCGGTGATACGGGATCTGATGTCGGCGGTCGGCGACAGCGACGAACTCATCGAGCGTGCCGTCGAACTGATCGCCCGCCACGTGGACGAGTACCCGGCTCACGTCCGTTTCATCGCCCGCGAGCGGCACGGCGGAGTCCAGCCGGTGCGGGCGGCCATCCGCGAGCAACTGGTCCGGTTCGCCGAGGAAGTGAGCAGCGAGCTGGCCAAGCACCCAGAGGCCGAGGGGTGGAACGAGGACGACCTGCTGATGCTCGCCGGTCTCTACGTCGACCAGATGCTGATGACGGCTTCCCTCTTCCTGGAGGCGCTGGACGAACCCGAGGAGGAACGGGCCAGGGTGACCCGACTCGCCACCCGCCGCCTGCGCCTGATCAGCATCGGCCGCCTCAACTGGCTGGACTGA
- a CDS encoding DUF4190 domain-containing protein — MQLTAAPHTATTPRTRGRDADGMAVASFVLGLLGLLVLNLFLGPIAIVLAAVALKRGTTRRGRAFLGMGLGVADLAILAVLMQTTNTVSWSF, encoded by the coding sequence ATGCAACTCACCGCCGCACCCCACACCGCCACCACCCCCCGCACCCGAGGCCGCGACGCCGACGGCATGGCCGTAGCCTCCTTCGTCCTCGGCCTCCTGGGCCTCCTCGTCCTCAACCTCTTCCTCGGGCCCATCGCCATCGTCCTGGCCGCCGTCGCCCTCAAGCGCGGCACGACCAGGCGCGGTCGAGCCTTCCTGGGCATGGGGCTGGGCGTGGCAGACCTCGCGATCCTGGCCGTACTGATGCAGACGACGAACACAGTGTCCTGGAGCTTCTGA
- a CDS encoding cysteine desulfurase family protein has product MAYLDHAATTPMLPEAAEALTAHLSVTGNASSLHASGRRARRTVEEARETLAEALGARPSEVVFTSGGTEADNLAVKGLYWSRRAADPARTRVLASPVEHHAVLDAVHWLGEHEGATIEYLPVDAYGRVHPDALREAIARNPDDVALATVMWANNEIGTIMPVRELADTAKEFGVPLHADAVQAFGQVPVDFDASGLAAMTVSGHKIGGPYGIGALLLGREYSPVPVLHGGGQERHVRSGTLDVPAVASFAVAGRLAAEQREWFAREIGALRDDLITAIRTAVPDAILGGDPSLEGRLPANAHFTFPGCEGDSLLLLLDAQGIECSTGSACTAGVAQPSHVLLATGTDPDLARGTLRFSLGHTSTEADVEAVAKAIGPVVERARSAGLT; this is encoded by the coding sequence ATGGCTTACCTCGACCACGCGGCGACCACCCCGATGCTCCCCGAGGCGGCAGAGGCCCTGACCGCCCATCTGAGCGTCACCGGCAACGCCTCCTCCCTCCACGCCTCCGGCCGCCGCGCGAGGCGAACCGTCGAGGAGGCCCGCGAAACCCTCGCGGAAGCGCTCGGCGCCCGCCCCAGCGAGGTCGTCTTCACCTCCGGCGGCACCGAGGCCGACAACCTCGCCGTGAAGGGCCTGTACTGGTCCCGCCGCGCCGCCGACCCGGCCCGCACCCGGGTCCTCGCGAGCCCCGTCGAACACCACGCGGTCCTGGACGCCGTCCACTGGCTCGGCGAACACGAGGGCGCCACGATCGAGTACCTCCCGGTCGACGCGTACGGCCGCGTCCACCCGGACGCCCTGCGCGAGGCCATCGCTCGCAACCCCGACGACGTCGCCCTGGCCACCGTGATGTGGGCCAACAACGAGATCGGCACGATCATGCCGGTCCGCGAACTCGCCGACACGGCAAAGGAGTTCGGCGTCCCGCTGCACGCCGACGCGGTCCAGGCCTTCGGTCAGGTTCCGGTCGACTTCGACGCCTCCGGCCTCGCCGCCATGACCGTCTCCGGCCACAAGATCGGCGGCCCGTACGGCATCGGCGCGTTGCTGCTGGGCCGCGAGTACAGCCCCGTACCCGTACTGCACGGCGGTGGCCAGGAGCGTCATGTCCGCTCCGGGACCCTCGACGTCCCGGCCGTCGCCTCCTTCGCGGTCGCGGGCAGGCTCGCCGCCGAGCAGCGCGAGTGGTTCGCACGGGAGATCGGCGCCCTGCGCGACGACCTGATCACCGCGATCCGTACGGCCGTACCGGACGCGATCCTGGGCGGGGACCCGTCCCTGGAGGGCCGCCTCCCGGCCAATGCGCACTTCACCTTCCCCGGCTGCGAGGGCGACTCCCTGCTCCTCCTCCTCGATGCCCAGGGCATCGAGTGCTCCACGGGTTCCGCCTGCACCGCCGGCGTCGCCCAGCCCAGCCATGTCCTCCTGGCCACCGGCACCGACCCGGACCTGGCCCGCGGCACTCTCCGCTTCTCCCTCGGCCACACCTCCACGGAAGCCGACGTCGAGGCGGTCGCGAAGGCGATCGGCCCGGTGGTGGAACGGGCCCGCAGCGCCGGCCTGACCTGA
- a CDS encoding N-acetylmuramoyl-L-alanine amidase, whose translation MGSRRASEDSASQGRGKDGDRRVGRRALLIGTAVAAVGTAVVARDELQRAWWRVPGIEKPRKDGEVDYTGARWVAASDANWRMADRPDDYGVDMVIIHVTQGSFDSAVQVFQDPEHGAAAHYIVRKDGHVTQMIRELDVAYHAGNRDYNERSVGIEHEGFVDRPEDFTDEMYEASARLTARICARYEIPLDREHIIGHVEVPGTDHTDPGEGWDWDRYMKLVRAAAQASPGSSTSA comes from the coding sequence GTGGGCAGCAGAAGGGCATCCGAGGACAGCGCTTCCCAGGGCAGGGGCAAGGACGGGGACCGACGCGTCGGGCGGCGGGCCCTGCTGATCGGTACGGCCGTGGCCGCCGTCGGCACGGCCGTCGTGGCCCGGGACGAACTGCAGCGCGCGTGGTGGCGGGTTCCCGGCATCGAGAAGCCGCGCAAGGACGGCGAGGTCGACTACACCGGGGCTCGGTGGGTGGCGGCGTCGGACGCGAACTGGCGGATGGCGGACCGGCCGGACGACTACGGCGTGGACATGGTGATCATCCATGTCACCCAGGGCAGCTTCGACAGCGCCGTGCAGGTCTTCCAGGACCCCGAGCACGGGGCGGCCGCGCACTACATCGTCCGCAAGGACGGGCACGTCACCCAGATGATCCGGGAGCTGGACGTGGCGTACCACGCGGGCAACCGCGACTACAACGAGCGGAGCGTGGGCATCGAGCACGAGGGCTTCGTCGACCGTCCGGAGGACTTCACCGACGAGATGTACGAGGCCTCGGCCCGCCTCACGGCCCGGATATGCGCGCGGTACGAGATACCCCTCGACCGGGAGCACATCATCGGCCACGTCGAAGTGCCGGGCACGGACCACACCGACCCCGGTGAGGGCTGGGACTGGGACCGGTACATGAAGCTGGTGCGCGCGGCGGCCCAGGCCTCGCCCGGGAGCTCGACGAGCGCCTGA
- the mnmA gene encoding tRNA 2-thiouridine(34) synthase MnmA yields MTEIPQRPRPLRVLAAMSGGVDSAVAAARAAEAGHDVTGVHLALSANPQSFRTGARGCCTIEDSRDARRAADVIGIPFYVWDLADRFREDVVEDFIAEYEAGRTPNPCLRCNEKIKFAALLDKALALGFDAVCTGHYAQVIVNPDGTRELHRASDMAKDQSYVLGVLDEKQLAHAMFPLGDTVTTKDEIRAEAERRGLAVAKKPDSHDICFIADGNTQGFLADRLGKAEGDIVDEAGNVLGTHEGAYGYTIGQRKGLRIGTPAPDGKPRYVLDISPVNNTVTVGPAAALDVDALTAIKPRWCGAAPTGPGTYTAQLRAHGGETEVTAELIDGTLQVHFTEPVRGVAPGQAIVLYDDTRVVGSATIASTRRAAVPIA; encoded by the coding sequence ATGACTGAGATCCCGCAGCGCCCCCGCCCCCTCCGTGTCCTCGCCGCCATGTCCGGCGGGGTCGACTCCGCCGTGGCCGCCGCCCGCGCGGCGGAAGCCGGGCACGACGTGACAGGCGTCCATCTGGCGCTGTCCGCGAACCCGCAGTCGTTCCGTACGGGTGCGCGTGGCTGCTGCACCATCGAGGACTCCCGCGACGCCCGCCGCGCCGCGGACGTCATCGGCATCCCCTTCTACGTGTGGGACCTCGCCGACCGCTTCCGCGAGGACGTCGTCGAGGACTTCATCGCCGAGTACGAGGCCGGGCGCACCCCCAACCCGTGCCTGCGCTGCAACGAGAAGATCAAGTTCGCGGCCCTGCTCGACAAGGCCCTCGCCCTGGGCTTCGACGCCGTCTGCACGGGCCACTACGCCCAGGTGATCGTGAACCCGGACGGCACGCGTGAGCTGCACCGTGCCTCCGACATGGCCAAGGACCAGTCGTACGTCCTCGGCGTGCTCGACGAGAAGCAGCTGGCCCATGCCATGTTCCCGCTCGGCGACACGGTGACGACGAAGGACGAGATCCGCGCGGAGGCCGAGCGCAGGGGGCTGGCGGTCGCGAAGAAGCCCGACTCGCACGACATCTGCTTCATCGCCGACGGCAACACCCAGGGCTTCCTGGCCGACCGGCTGGGCAAGGCGGAGGGCGACATCGTCGACGAGGCCGGCAACGTCCTGGGCACCCACGAGGGCGCGTACGGCTACACCATCGGCCAGCGCAAGGGCCTCCGCATCGGCACCCCCGCCCCCGACGGCAAGCCGCGCTACGTCCTCGACATCTCCCCGGTGAACAACACGGTCACCGTCGGCCCGGCCGCCGCCCTCGACGTCGACGCCCTGACGGCGATCAAGCCCCGCTGGTGCGGCGCGGCCCCCACCGGCCCCGGCACCTACACCGCCCAGCTCCGCGCCCACGGCGGCGAGACCGAGGTCACCGCGGAACTGATCGACGGCACCCTCCAGGTCCACTTCACCGAACCGGTACGCGGCGTCGCCCCCGGCCAGGCGATCGTCCTCTACGACGACACCCGCGTGGTGGGCTCGGCGACGATCGCGTCGACGCGGCGGGCAGCGGTTCCGATCGCCTGA
- a CDS encoding DUF427 domain-containing protein, with protein sequence MTDGHRITIEQSTEHVRVVHEGEVLAESSRPLVLRETGCPVRYYIPEGDVRMELLTASENHTYCPFKGTASYWSLPDAPDLVWAYQDPKAEVAEIKGHLCFYDTEVVGD encoded by the coding sequence GTGACCGATGGACATCGCATCACCATCGAACAGAGCACCGAACACGTCCGAGTGGTCCACGAGGGCGAGGTGCTCGCGGAGAGCAGCCGTCCCCTGGTCCTCCGCGAGACGGGCTGTCCCGTGCGGTACTACATCCCCGAAGGGGATGTCCGTATGGAACTGCTGACGGCCTCCGAGAACCACACCTACTGCCCGTTCAAGGGCACCGCGTCCTACTGGTCGCTGCCGGACGCCCCCGACCTCGTCTGGGCGTACCAGGACCCGAAGGCCGAGGTCGCCGAGATCAAGGGGCACCTGTGCTTCTACGACACCGAGGTCGTCGGCGACTGA
- a CDS encoding class I SAM-dependent methyltransferase encodes MPAADPAGSPAGNPSRGSSKNRRSIAHRVRYAVRYPERVPAHAHRVARDAWLRLKHRDHIAYYRAVMAADTARSPEAAVGHNPSVEKWERIGRMQFDYLVRHGLEPRHRMLEIGCGNLRAGRLFIDHLDAGHYYGIDISPAILLEAQRTLVREGLQSKLPHLALVADLTFEFLPEGYFDVVHAHSVFSHSPVHVIEQCFAHVGRVLAPGGFFDFTFGRTEGKEHQVLHEDFYYRTDTLVELARKYGLSARFMDDWEELPHRQSKIRVSAVKGKDGQPGSDVSAAP; translated from the coding sequence ATGCCAGCCGCAGATCCGGCCGGGAGCCCGGCCGGAAACCCATCCAGGGGCTCGTCCAAGAACCGTCGGAGTATCGCCCACCGGGTCCGTTACGCCGTGCGCTACCCGGAGCGTGTCCCGGCGCACGCCCACCGGGTGGCGCGGGATGCGTGGCTGCGGCTCAAGCACCGCGACCACATCGCGTACTACCGGGCCGTCATGGCGGCGGACACGGCGCGCAGCCCCGAAGCCGCCGTCGGGCACAACCCCTCCGTCGAGAAGTGGGAGCGCATCGGCCGGATGCAGTTCGACTACCTCGTACGGCACGGTCTGGAGCCCCGGCACCGGATGCTGGAGATCGGCTGCGGGAACCTGCGGGCCGGGCGGCTGTTCATCGACCATCTGGACGCCGGGCACTACTACGGGATCGACATCTCGCCGGCGATCCTCCTGGAAGCCCAGCGCACCCTCGTGCGAGAGGGTCTGCAATCCAAACTGCCGCATCTGGCGCTCGTCGCCGACCTCACCTTCGAGTTCCTGCCCGAGGGGTATTTCGACGTCGTCCACGCGCACAGCGTCTTCTCGCACTCACCGGTGCACGTCATAGAGCAGTGTTTCGCCCATGTCGGCCGCGTCCTCGCCCCCGGTGGCTTCTTCGACTTCACGTTCGGCCGCACCGAGGGCAAGGAACACCAGGTGCTGCACGAGGACTTCTACTACCGGACCGACACCCTGGTCGAACTCGCCCGGAAGTACGGCCTGTCGGCGCGCTTCATGGACGACTGGGAGGAGTTGCCGCACCGGCAGTCGAAGATCCGGGTGAGTGCGGTGAAGGGGAAGGACGGGCAACCGGGCTCCGATGTCAGTGCCGCCCCCTAA
- a CDS encoding LOG family protein, translating into MNICVFLSAADLDDRYTRPAREFAKLIGKGGHTLVWGGSDVGLMKVVADGVQEAGGRLLGVSVEFLAAKARPGTDEMVIARDLAERKKLLLEKADAVVIMVGGTGTLDEATEILEQKKHGHTDKPVVLLNTAGFYDGLKEQFRRMEDEGFLPRPLSDLVFFAEEPVGAMAYLEESRGVA; encoded by the coding sequence ATGAACATCTGCGTCTTCCTCTCCGCCGCCGACCTCGACGACCGTTACACGCGCCCCGCGCGGGAGTTCGCCAAGCTGATCGGCAAGGGCGGCCACACCCTTGTGTGGGGCGGCTCGGACGTAGGGCTGATGAAGGTGGTCGCCGACGGCGTGCAGGAGGCGGGCGGCAGACTGCTGGGCGTGTCGGTCGAGTTCCTCGCGGCCAAGGCGCGGCCCGGCACCGACGAGATGGTGATCGCGCGGGACCTCGCCGAGCGTAAGAAGCTGCTCCTGGAGAAGGCCGACGCCGTCGTGATCATGGTCGGCGGGACCGGCACGCTCGACGAGGCGACCGAGATCCTGGAGCAGAAGAAGCACGGCCACACCGACAAGCCGGTGGTGCTCCTCAACACGGCGGGCTTCTACGACGGCCTGAAGGAGCAGTTCCGGCGTATGGAGGACGAGGGGTTCCTGCCGCGCCCACTCTCCGACCTGGTGTTCTTCGCGGAGGAGCCGGTGGGCGCGATGGCGTATCTGGAGGAGAGCCGGGGAGTGGCGTGA